The segment GCGGGCCCATGAACATCTCGTAGAGGCGCAGGCTGTCGGCGCCGTAGGCCTTCACGATGTCGTCGGGGTTGACCACGTTGCCGCGGGACTTCGACATCTTCTCGCCGTCCTCGCCCAGGATGAGGCCCTGGTGGACGAGCTTCAGGAACGGCTCGGGGTGCTTCACCTTGCCGATGTCGAAGAGCACCTTGTGCCAGAAGCGCGCGTAGAGCAGGTGCAAGACCGCGTGCTCGTTGCCGCCGATGTAGAGGTCGACGGGCATCCAGTCGTCGTAGGCCTTCCCGCTCCAGGGCTCGGCGTCGTTCTTCGGGTCGATGAAGCGCAGGTAGTACCAGCACGAGCCCGCCCATTGCGGCATCGTGTTCGTCTCGCGCGCGTACCACTGCCCGTCTTTCTGGAAGAACCGCCAATCGACGGCGCGCGCGAGCGGGCCCTGCGGGTCGTCGCCGGGGCGGAAATCGACGAGGTCCGGCAGGCGCAAGGGCAGCTCGTCCTCGGGCACCGCGAGGGGTTTGTCGTAACGGATCACGTGCGCGTCGCCCTTGCGCGGGTCGCCGGCCGGATCCTTCATGTCGACCGGGAAAAACACCGGGATCGGCTCGCCCCAGTAGCGCTGCCGCGAGAACACCCAGTCGCGCAGCTTGTACGTGACCTTCGGCGCGCCTTTGCCCAGGGAGACGAGCTCGTCCACGATGGCGCGTTTGCCGTCGGTCGACTTCATCCCGTCGAACTTGCCGCTCCGCACGAGGACGCCCTCGTCGACGAAGGCCGCGTCGAGCGAATCGTGCAGCTCGCCGTCGGGGCTCACGACCTCGAGGATCGGCAGGTCGAAGGCCTGGGCGAAGGCGAAGTCGCGCACGTCGTGGCCCGGGACGGCCATGACGGCGCCCGTGCCGTAGCCGCCGATGACGTAGTCGGCGACCCAGATCGGCACGGCCGCGCCGGTGATCGGGTGGATCGCCATCGCGCCCGTGGGCACGCCGGTCTTCGTCTTCACGACGGCGGAGCGTTCGAAGTCGCTCTTGCGCGCGGTGGCCTCGACGTACGCGCGCACGGCGTCGACGTTCTCGGCCGAGGTGATCTTCGAGACGAGCGCGTGCTCGGGCGCGAGCACGACGTAGGTGCAACCGAGCAGCGTGTCGGGCCGCGTGGTGAAGACGTCGATCTTCGCGCCCTCGAATCCTTTGACGTCGAACGAGATGAGCGCGCCCTCGCTCCGACCGATCCAGTTGCGCTGCGCGGCGAGGGTGCCTTCGGGCCAGTCGACGAGGGAGAGGTCCTCGGCGAGGCGGTCGGCGTAGGCGGTGATGCGCAGCATCCACTGGCGCAGCGGGGTGCGGATCACCGGGTGATTGCCGCGCTCGCTCTTGCCGTCGACGACCTCCTCGTTGGCGAGCACGGTGCCGAGGGCGGGGCACCAGTTGACGAGGACGTTGTCCTGATAGGCGAGGCCACGCTCGAAGAGCTTGACGAAGATCCACTGGGTCCAGCGGACGTAACCCTCGTCGATCGTGCCGATCTCGCGCTCCCAGTCGTAGCTGAAGCCGAGCATCTCGAGCTGGCGACGGAAGGTGTCGATGTTCTTG is part of the Polyangium spumosum genome and harbors:
- the leuS gene encoding leucine--tRNA ligase, whose translation is MTSPTANTPSPSTPADGAPAAPEPARYVHAEAEPRWQRFWKETGVFRAVRHEGRPKRYVLDMFPYPSGAGLHVGHPEGYTATDIFCRYSRMKGYDVLHPMGWDAFGLPAEQYAIQTGTHPAETTRKNIDTFRRQLEMLGFSYDWEREIGTIDEGYVRWTQWIFVKLFERGLAYQDNVLVNWCPALGTVLANEEVVDGKSERGNHPVIRTPLRQWMLRITAYADRLAEDLSLVDWPEGTLAAQRNWIGRSEGALISFDVKGFEGAKIDVFTTRPDTLLGCTYVVLAPEHALVSKITSAENVDAVRAYVEATARKSDFERSAVVKTKTGVPTGAMAIHPITGAAVPIWVADYVIGGYGTGAVMAVPGHDVRDFAFAQAFDLPILEVVSPDGELHDSLDAAFVDEGVLVRSGKFDGMKSTDGKRAIVDELVSLGKGAPKVTYKLRDWVFSRQRYWGEPIPVFFPVDMKDPAGDPRKGDAHVIRYDKPLAVPEDELPLRLPDLVDFRPGDDPQGPLARAVDWRFFQKDGQWYARETNTMPQWAGSCWYYLRFIDPKNDAEPWSGKAYDDWMPVDLYIGGNEHAVLHLLYARFWHKVLFDIGKVKHPEPFLKLVHQGLILGEDGEKMSKSRGNVVNPDDIVKAYGADSLRLYEMFMGPLEAVKPWQSAQIQGVVRFRDRVFSILTGRPLVDAIDDATKRLTHKTIKKVTEDIEALSFNTAISAMMVLLNHLGSLKELPREAAKGLLLCVSPFAPHVAEEVFRLWGNERSIALEPWPTFDPALCVDDVIEMAVQVNGKVRGRVTLPVKASEDEARKAALTAEGVSAFTTGKTLKKFIYVPGKIVNLVVA